A genomic window from Flavobacterium hankyongi includes:
- the rplM gene encoding 50S ribosomal protein L13 has product MNTLSYKTISANKATVNKQWIVVDAEGHNLGRLATKVAMLLRGKYKPSYTPHVDCGDNVIIINAEKINLTGNKLADKTYVRHTGYPGGQRFLTAKVMQQKNPALLVEKAVKGMLPKNKLGAELFRNLNVNVGSEHKHGAQQPKTVNLNDLK; this is encoded by the coding sequence GTGAACACATTAAGCTACAAGACAATTTCAGCTAACAAAGCTACTGTAAACAAACAGTGGATCGTTGTTGATGCTGAAGGTCATAACTTAGGTCGTCTTGCTACAAAAGTTGCGATGCTTTTAAGAGGTAAGTACAAACCAAGTTATACACCGCACGTGGACTGTGGAGATAACGTAATCATTATCAACGCAGAAAAAATCAATCTAACTGGAAACAAATTGGCAGACAAAACTTACGTTCGTCACACAGGTTACCCAGGAGGACAAAGATTTTTAACAGCTAAAGTAATGCAACAAAAAAATCCTGCATTATTAGTAGAGAAAGCTGTAAAAGGAATGCTACCTAAAAACAAATTAGGCGCTGAGTTATTCCGTAATTTAAATGTAAATGTAGGTTCTGAGCACAAACATGGCGCTCAACAACCTAAAACCGTTAATCTAAACGATCTTAAGTAA
- a CDS encoding LacI family DNA-binding transcriptional regulator, whose product MKPKATLKQIAIDLGVSVSTVSKALSDSPEISVATREKIKEFAKLRNYKPNSMAQNLKRQRTNTIGVIIPNILNPFFAKVFSGIEKYANDKGYNVITYISNESIEKEKQAMHMLSNGTVDGFILSIAEQTQIQNEMSHFKEAIKDGVPIVMFDRISDSVDCDKVIVDDYDSAVHATQHLITTGCKRIALLTCDASLSVSQLRANGYYDTLKENNITVADELVILTDTIEEFDEKLTHLINDISFDGIFALDEHASTLAMKLAVKKGIKIPDELQMVGFADGAWSRRLTPSLATISQHGPQIGAEAAKLLIDRIEKKAEKNKYKTTVIKTELRYRDSVKKPN is encoded by the coding sequence ATGAAGCCAAAAGCCACATTAAAACAAATTGCAATCGATTTAGGTGTTTCTGTATCCACTGTTTCTAAAGCATTAAGTGATAGTCCGGAAATTAGTGTTGCAACTCGTGAAAAAATAAAAGAGTTTGCAAAGCTGAGAAATTATAAGCCCAATAGTATGGCGCAAAATTTAAAAAGACAGCGTACTAATACTATTGGTGTAATTATACCTAATATATTGAATCCTTTTTTTGCTAAAGTTTTTAGTGGTATCGAAAAATATGCTAATGATAAAGGATATAATGTAATTACTTATATCTCTAATGAGTCTATAGAAAAAGAAAAGCAAGCCATGCACATGCTAAGCAATGGTACGGTTGATGGTTTTATTTTGTCTATTGCAGAGCAAACACAAATACAAAATGAAATGTCACATTTTAAGGAAGCGATTAAGGATGGTGTTCCAATTGTTATGTTTGACAGAATTTCAGATAGTGTTGATTGTGATAAAGTGATTGTAGACGATTATGATTCAGCAGTACATGCTACGCAACATTTAATTACTACAGGTTGTAAACGAATAGCTTTGTTAACGTGTGATGCTAGTTTGAGTGTGTCTCAACTTCGAGCAAATGGTTATTATGATACTTTGAAAGAAAACAATATAACTGTTGCAGATGAATTGGTTATTTTGACTGACACTATTGAAGAGTTTGATGAGAAGCTAACACATTTGATTAACGATATTTCTTTTGACGGAATATTTGCTTTAGATGAGCATGCTTCGACTTTGGCAATGAAATTAGCAGTGAAAAAAGGAATTAAAATTCCTGATGAATTGCAAATGGTTGGTTTTGCTGACGGTGCTTGGTCACGACGATTAACGCCAAGTTTAGCGACAATTAGCCAACACGGACCGCAAATTGGAGCAGAAGCAGCTAAACTTTTAATTGACCGTATTGAGAAAAAAGCTGAGAAAAATAAATACAAAACAACTGTGATAAAAACAGAGTTGCGATACAGAGATTCTGTGAAAAAGCCTAATTAG
- the polA gene encoding DNA polymerase I, giving the protein MSQKRLFLLDAYALIFRGYYAFIKNPRINSKGMDTSAILGFMNSLIDVIKREKPDHLAVAFDKGGSDYRLEMYTEYKANRDETPEAIKIAVPYIQELLQAMHIPIIEKSGFEADDLIGTLAKQAEKEGYQVFMVTPDKDFGQLVSENIFMYRPARLGNDIEIWGVEEVKAKFEVQDPLQVIDFLAMMGDAVDNIPGLPGVGEKTAKKFLAEYGSIENLLDNTHQLKGAIKDKIEANKEQGLLSKKLATILLDCPVTFDAEDYELSKPDVEKTDALFQELEFRQLKTQFDKLFGSGKEYDEIDVSTSLNDKSVKKSSPKKTAENQMDLFGFADEDSDEPKSHSYYATLENTSHFYQIVQGDLPLKLLLQNLQNQTSVCFDTETTGIDAINAELVGLALSWEKGKGFYVPFPENQEEAQELINKFKPFFESENIEKIGQNIKYDLKVLANYNIEVKGNLFDTMIAHYLINPDMRHNMDVLSETYLKYSPKSIETLIGKKGKNQLSMRDVALEDIKEYATEDADVTYQLKEHFQPILERVGTKKLFDEIEVPLIQVLADMEREGINLDKDFLKSMSIEMQKEIETFENTIYEEAGEKFNLASPKQLGDILFDKLKIGGAKQKKTKTGQYATGEEVLSYLANEHQIVKDILEWRQLVKLKSTYVDALPEQIDKKTNRVHTDYMQTVAATGRLSSNNPNLQNIPIRTERGRQIRKAFIARDENHTLLSADYSQIELRIIAALSGEDNMIAAFQNNEDIHRSTAAKVFNVPLEEVTKEQRSNAKTVNFGIIYGVSAFGLSNQTSLSRKESAELIDAYYKTYPKLKSFMANQVDFARDNGYVETISGRRRYLKDINSANAVVRGAAERNAVNAPIQGSAADIIKIAMINIHKRLKEDNYKSKMLLQVHDELVFDVHSSEIEKIQPMIKHEMENAFKMAVPLEVEMGLGKDWLEAH; this is encoded by the coding sequence ATGTCACAAAAACGCTTATTTCTACTCGACGCATACGCTTTAATTTTTAGAGGTTATTACGCTTTTATCAAAAATCCAAGAATCAATTCTAAAGGCATGGACACTTCAGCCATTTTAGGATTTATGAATTCATTAATTGATGTTATCAAGCGTGAGAAACCAGATCATTTAGCAGTTGCTTTCGACAAAGGAGGTAGCGATTATCGTTTAGAAATGTATACCGAGTACAAAGCAAATCGTGACGAAACTCCAGAAGCCATTAAAATTGCCGTTCCTTATATTCAGGAATTATTACAAGCCATGCACATTCCAATTATCGAAAAATCTGGCTTTGAAGCCGATGATTTAATTGGAACATTGGCAAAACAAGCAGAAAAAGAAGGCTACCAAGTTTTTATGGTGACTCCTGATAAAGATTTTGGACAATTGGTTTCCGAAAACATTTTCATGTACCGTCCAGCCCGATTAGGAAACGATATTGAGATCTGGGGAGTTGAAGAAGTTAAAGCAAAATTTGAAGTCCAAGATCCTTTACAAGTTATCGATTTCTTGGCGATGATGGGTGATGCTGTGGATAACATTCCTGGATTACCAGGTGTTGGCGAAAAAACAGCGAAAAAATTTTTAGCAGAATATGGATCTATTGAAAATCTATTAGACAATACACATCAATTAAAAGGCGCCATAAAAGACAAAATTGAAGCCAACAAGGAGCAAGGATTGCTTTCTAAAAAACTGGCTACTATCCTACTCGATTGCCCAGTTACTTTTGACGCTGAAGATTATGAACTCTCTAAACCAGATGTTGAAAAAACAGATGCTTTATTTCAAGAATTGGAATTCCGTCAATTAAAAACACAATTCGACAAGCTTTTTGGTTCTGGAAAAGAATATGACGAAATTGACGTTTCGACTTCGCTCAACGACAAATCAGTAAAAAAATCTTCTCCAAAGAAAACAGCTGAAAATCAAATGGATTTATTTGGTTTCGCAGATGAAGATAGTGACGAACCAAAATCACACTCATATTATGCAACTTTAGAAAACACTTCTCACTTTTATCAAATAGTACAGGGAGATTTACCTTTAAAATTATTACTTCAAAATCTTCAAAATCAAACTTCAGTATGTTTTGACACTGAAACTACTGGCATTGATGCCATAAATGCCGAACTTGTTGGCTTAGCCCTTTCATGGGAAAAAGGAAAAGGTTTTTACGTTCCGTTTCCAGAAAATCAAGAAGAAGCACAGGAATTAATCAATAAATTCAAACCGTTTTTCGAAAGCGAAAACATCGAAAAAATTGGTCAAAATATAAAATACGATTTAAAAGTTTTAGCAAATTACAACATTGAAGTAAAAGGCAATTTATTTGACACTATGATTGCGCATTACCTCATCAATCCTGACATGCGTCATAACATGGATGTATTGTCTGAAACTTATTTAAAGTATTCTCCAAAATCTATCGAAACGTTAATTGGCAAAAAAGGTAAAAACCAATTATCAATGCGAGATGTAGCTCTAGAAGACATTAAAGAATATGCTACTGAGGATGCTGATGTTACTTACCAATTAAAAGAACATTTTCAACCTATTTTAGAACGCGTAGGTACTAAAAAGTTATTTGACGAAATTGAAGTCCCTTTAATACAGGTTCTTGCCGACATGGAACGCGAAGGAATAAACCTTGATAAAGATTTCTTGAAATCGATGTCGATTGAGATGCAAAAGGAAATCGAAACTTTCGAGAACACCATTTATGAAGAAGCTGGAGAGAAATTCAATTTGGCTTCACCAAAACAATTAGGTGATATTTTATTCGACAAATTAAAAATTGGCGGTGCAAAACAAAAGAAAACCAAAACAGGTCAATATGCTACTGGTGAAGAAGTTTTGAGTTATTTAGCCAATGAACACCAAATTGTAAAGGACATTTTAGAATGGCGCCAATTGGTAAAATTAAAAAGTACCTATGTAGACGCATTACCTGAACAAATAGATAAAAAAACCAATCGAGTGCATACCGATTATATGCAAACTGTTGCCGCGACAGGTCGTTTAAGTTCTAATAATCCCAACTTACAAAATATACCAATCCGTACAGAAAGAGGTCGCCAAATACGTAAAGCTTTCATTGCACGCGATGAAAATCACACTTTACTTTCTGCCGATTATTCCCAAATTGAGTTACGAATTATCGCAGCTCTTTCAGGAGAAGACAATATGATTGCTGCCTTTCAAAACAACGAAGATATTCACCGCAGTACCGCCGCTAAAGTGTTCAACGTACCTTTAGAAGAAGTAACCAAAGAACAACGTAGCAATGCTAAAACGGTAAACTTTGGAATTATCTATGGAGTTTCTGCTTTTGGATTATCCAACCAGACATCTTTATCAAGAAAAGAAAGTGCAGAACTTATTGATGCTTACTACAAAACCTATCCAAAACTAAAATCATTCATGGCAAATCAGGTAGATTTTGCCCGTGATAATGGTTATGTAGAAACAATTTCAGGTCGTCGTCGTTATTTAAAAGATATCAATTCAGCCAATGCGGTGGTTCGTGGCGCTGCCGAGCGAAATGCTGTGAACGCGCCAATTCAAGGAAGTGCCGCCGATATTATTAAAATTGCGATGATTAACATTCACAAACGATTAAAAGAAGACAATTACAAATCAAAAATGTTACTTCAGGTGCATGACGAATTGGTGTTTGATGTACACAGCTCTGAAATTGAAAAAATCCAACCGATGATTAAACACGAAATGGAAAATGCTTTTAAAATGGCAGTCCCGTTAGAAGTGGAAATGGGATTAGGAAAAGATTGGCTGGAAGCGCATTGA
- a CDS encoding metallophosphoesterase, whose amino-acid sequence MLFRFIIVAVILLLVEIYALQAFRTLVRSKWVLWGYVLVSFVIYVYIFYTIFNFDRKVGQTKQSLFALGLLLTIYLPKIILTTVLLGEDIIRFLSGVANYFIEYDSRSSFLPERRKFVSQVALGLAAVPFLSLLYGVTKGKYNFKVFSQHLYFPDLPDAFDGFTITHISDIHSGSFDNEEKINYAVDLINKQGSDILLFTGDIVNAKADEMHPWIETFNRLTKPAFGKYSVLGNHDYGAYLDWDSEEAKAKNFEDIKDLHRQIDFKLLLNEHVKIKKGNQELALVGVENWGKHFGSMGDIDKASEGLDKHDFKILMSHDPSHWDEIVKHHHKNFHLTLSGHTHGMQFGIEIPGYFKWSLAQYMYKQWAGCYEYLGRYVYVNRGFGFHAYPGRVGIMPEITVITLKKAEKIA is encoded by the coding sequence ATGTTATTCCGATTTATTATAGTTGCGGTTATTCTTTTATTGGTCGAAATCTATGCGTTACAGGCGTTTAGAACATTAGTTAGGTCTAAATGGGTTTTGTGGGGCTATGTCCTAGTAAGCTTTGTGATTTATGTGTATATTTTTTACACGATTTTTAATTTTGATAGAAAAGTAGGGCAGACCAAGCAGAGTCTATTTGCTTTAGGTCTTTTGCTTACAATTTATTTGCCTAAAATTATACTAACAACGGTGCTTTTGGGTGAAGATATTATTCGCTTTTTATCAGGTGTAGCAAATTATTTTATCGAATACGATAGCCGTTCATCTTTTTTGCCCGAAAGAAGAAAATTTGTTAGCCAAGTAGCCCTTGGTTTAGCTGCAGTACCTTTTTTATCATTACTTTATGGGGTTACCAAAGGAAAATACAATTTTAAAGTTTTTAGTCAGCATTTGTACTTTCCAGATTTGCCAGATGCTTTTGATGGTTTCACCATAACACATATTTCTGATATACATTCTGGTAGTTTTGATAATGAAGAAAAGATTAATTATGCTGTCGATCTGATTAACAAGCAAGGTTCAGATATTTTATTATTTACAGGTGATATTGTAAATGCTAAGGCTGATGAAATGCACCCGTGGATTGAGACTTTTAATCGTTTGACGAAACCGGCTTTTGGAAAATATTCAGTTTTAGGAAATCACGATTATGGTGCTTACTTGGACTGGGATTCTGAAGAAGCAAAAGCAAAGAACTTTGAAGATATTAAAGACTTACATAGACAAATTGATTTTAAATTACTTTTAAACGAGCATGTTAAAATTAAAAAGGGAAATCAAGAATTAGCTTTAGTGGGAGTAGAAAACTGGGGGAAACACTTTGGTTCAATGGGAGATATCGATAAAGCTTCTGAAGGATTAGATAAACATGATTTCAAAATCCTGATGAGTCATGATCCAAGTCATTGGGACGAAATAGTAAAACATCATCATAAAAATTTCCATTTAACATTGAGTGGACACACTCACGGAATGCAGTTTGGAATAGAAATTCCAGGATATTTTAAATGGAGTTTGGCGCAATACATGTACAAGCAATGGGCTGGATGTTATGAGTATTTAGGGAGATATGTTTATGTGAATCGTGGTTTTGGTTTTCATGCTTATCCAGGACGCGTAGGAATAATGCCTGAAATTACAGTAATCACGTTAAAAAAAGCTGAAAAAATAGCGTAA
- a CDS encoding thioredoxin family protein → MSKFGELINAHVPVLIDFYTDWNESSQSMNPVIKDVAAALGDKAKVIKIDVDKNQELAEALRIKGLPTLMIYKEGQMKWRQSGELDANTLIGLVQDQI, encoded by the coding sequence ATGTCAAAATTTGGAGAGCTTATTAATGCCCATGTGCCTGTTTTAATCGATTTCTACACAGATTGGAACGAATCATCACAGTCTATGAATCCTGTGATTAAAGATGTGGCTGCAGCACTTGGCGATAAAGCCAAAGTAATCAAAATTGATGTAGATAAAAATCAAGAATTAGCAGAAGCGCTTCGTATTAAGGGTTTACCTACACTTATGATTTATAAAGAAGGGCAAATGAAATGGCGTCAATCAGGAGAATTGGATGCTAACACTCTTATAGGTCTTGTTCAGGACCAGATTTAA
- a CDS encoding polysaccharide deacetylase family protein has protein sequence MSHYWIKTSSFIKRLFHKQVWSIPNNEQKIYLTFDDGPTPEVTTWVLSVLKENNIKATFFCIGKNIENNPDIFNQIISEGHSLGNHTFNHLNGWNTSTKDYIKNIELCENLLPKNKSKLFRPPYGKISIKQSRLVRRLGYKIIMWDILSADFDQTISPEKCLENATQKVTTGSIIVFHDSVKAYKNLEHTLPRAIVHYKERGFVFDVL, from the coding sequence ATGAGTCACTATTGGATAAAAACTTCTTCATTCATAAAACGTTTGTTTCACAAACAAGTATGGAGTATCCCAAATAATGAGCAAAAAATATATTTAACTTTTGATGACGGACCAACACCAGAGGTAACTACATGGGTTTTATCTGTATTGAAAGAAAACAACATTAAAGCAACTTTCTTTTGCATAGGTAAAAACATTGAAAACAACCCTGATATTTTCAATCAAATCATTTCAGAAGGGCATTCGTTAGGCAACCATACTTTTAACCATTTAAACGGATGGAATACTTCAACAAAAGACTACATTAAGAATATTGAATTGTGCGAAAATCTTTTGCCGAAAAATAAAAGTAAACTTTTTAGACCTCCTTACGGAAAAATTTCAATTAAACAATCAAGGCTCGTTCGAAGATTAGGATACAAGATTATCATGTGGGATATTCTTTCAGCCGATTTTGACCAAACTATAAGTCCTGAAAAATGTTTAGAAAATGCTACCCAAAAAGTAACTACTGGTAGTATTATCGTTTTTCACGATAGTGTAAAAGCATACAAAAATCTAGAACATACTCTACCTAGAGCAATAGTCCACTACAAAGAAAGAGGTTTTGTTTTTGATGTTTTGTAA